From a single Lewinella sp. LCG006 genomic region:
- a CDS encoding tetratricopeptide repeat protein, with protein MEKTKVVSLLQSLNDSEWRELEDFVASPFYNKHPELLTLFSILRTWLANDQIALKSREDLFKILWPDQVYNAKALTYALSNLNKLASLFLSLQKITHTPLALELAALEVYSERNLEKHYAAAKRSISDQLTVPTGSSFDFFRNKARFAETLDQHHLRQKNRVFDVAIQSAAHDLDTYYYLRRLNLACSMLDRQQILKSVYETNITEPWIIHLKTSSVGQAPIIRLYLDIYQMLSEESEEAHFIHLKNNLEIYSDQISHHDLTEIYQFAINYCARKIRKGREPYVKEALNLYLKGIESRFLIVDGQLSPWTYANVIKLYLRQKEYDAAQQFIEKFLPFLPEAFQQNAYHYNLAELFYYTKEQEKAQSHLVKVAYTDLNYYLGARVLLAKIYFETGEEDALASLLAAFMMFLQRNKALSHDLKQTYLNFCKILARIIRTAPARRAAIRQTISNTQLLTDRDWLLSIIKLVEDTRAASQP; from the coding sequence ATGGAAAAAACCAAAGTCGTTTCCTTACTACAATCATTAAATGACTCGGAATGGCGCGAACTGGAAGACTTTGTGGCATCTCCATTTTATAACAAGCATCCTGAGTTATTGACTTTGTTCAGCATCCTGAGAACCTGGCTAGCAAACGATCAGATCGCGCTGAAAAGTCGCGAAGATTTGTTTAAAATATTATGGCCCGACCAAGTCTACAACGCCAAAGCTTTGACCTATGCTTTAAGCAATTTGAATAAACTTGCCTCTCTCTTCCTTAGCCTGCAAAAAATCACCCATACGCCTTTAGCTTTGGAACTGGCGGCCCTGGAAGTCTACTCAGAACGCAATCTGGAAAAGCATTATGCTGCGGCAAAACGTTCCATTAGCGACCAGCTCACCGTACCAACAGGCAGTAGCTTCGATTTTTTTCGCAACAAGGCGCGCTTTGCAGAAACACTGGATCAACATCACTTAAGACAAAAAAACAGGGTCTTTGATGTTGCTATCCAATCAGCAGCCCATGATCTCGACACCTATTACTATCTACGCCGGCTCAACCTGGCTTGCTCCATGCTGGATCGTCAGCAGATTCTAAAATCGGTCTACGAAACCAATATCACTGAACCCTGGATTATTCACCTGAAGACCAGTAGCGTCGGGCAAGCCCCCATCATCAGGCTTTACCTCGATATTTATCAGATGCTGAGTGAGGAATCCGAAGAAGCTCATTTTATTCATCTAAAAAACAACCTGGAGATTTATTCCGATCAAATTTCCCACCATGACCTTACGGAGATTTATCAATTTGCCATCAATTACTGCGCACGAAAAATCAGGAAAGGCCGTGAACCTTACGTAAAAGAAGCCCTCAACCTTTATCTTAAAGGCATAGAATCTCGTTTTCTCATCGTTGACGGGCAACTTTCACCATGGACCTATGCCAATGTGATCAAGCTTTATCTTCGGCAAAAGGAATACGATGCAGCCCAACAATTTATCGAAAAATTCCTGCCCTTTTTGCCCGAAGCTTTTCAGCAGAACGCCTACCACTATAATCTGGCCGAGCTTTTTTACTACACCAAAGAGCAGGAAAAAGCGCAGTCGCATCTGGTCAAGGTCGCCTATACCGACCTCAACTACTACTTGGGTGCCAGGGTTTTATTGGCTAAAATTTATTTTGAAACAGGAGAAGAAGATGCCCTGGCTTCGCTGTTGGCGGCTTTTATGATGTTTCTGCAAAGAAACAAGGCCCTATCCCACGATTTGAAGCAAACCTATCTCAATTTTTGCAAAATTCTTGCTCGGATTATTCGTACCGCCCCAGCACGCCGAGCAGCTATCCGCCAAACAATTTCCAATACACAACTGCTGACCGATCGCGACTGGCTGCTGAGCATCATCAAGCTGGTAGAGGATACTCGGGCTGCTTCTCAGCCTTAG
- a CDS encoding DUF819 domain-containing protein, which translates to MKPFFTNDAIVFGILMLALAFVFTTASSDKKAWKRFYTFVPAILLCYFIPAILHWPLNLIAYDWFEPGIYDLAKELGIKLPAKASVAEIEKLFGQADIDPSVYKQYKGGSKLYFMASRYLLPASLIWLCLSIDLKGIMRLGSKAIIMFLTATVGIIIGGPIALIILTYLFPNLVGFSPDELWRGLSTIAGSWIGGGANQTAMKEIFEVKGSVFASMVVVDIVVANIWMGFLLYGAKISDRIDARLKADNTAIKDLEKKVAEYQDKIKKIPSTNDLYILLAVGFGGVALSHWGADLITSWLEPFEESLKAAGLNSLLSGFFWLVVISTTLGLVLSFTKFRELEGVGASQWGSIFIYILVATIGMHMALGDIINNLGLFAIGAIWMLVHVILLLFVAWLIKAPFFFVAVGSQANVGGAASAPIVASAFSPALAPVGVLMAVLGYALGTYGALICAYLMQAAVN; encoded by the coding sequence ATGAAGCCATTTTTTACGAATGATGCCATTGTTTTTGGTATTTTGATGCTGGCACTGGCCTTTGTCTTTACTACCGCCAGCAGCGACAAGAAAGCCTGGAAACGATTCTATACTTTTGTTCCAGCTATTTTGCTCTGTTATTTCATTCCAGCCATTTTGCACTGGCCTCTTAACCTTATTGCCTACGATTGGTTTGAGCCTGGCATCTACGACTTGGCTAAAGAATTAGGGATCAAGCTACCAGCCAAAGCATCCGTTGCCGAAATTGAAAAACTATTTGGACAAGCAGACATTGACCCTTCTGTTTACAAACAATACAAAGGAGGTTCCAAGCTTTATTTTATGGCCAGCCGGTACCTGTTACCTGCGAGTTTGATCTGGTTATGTTTAAGCATCGACCTGAAAGGGATCATGCGATTGGGGTCCAAGGCCATCATTATGTTCCTCACTGCTACCGTAGGTATTATTATTGGCGGACCGATTGCGCTTATCATCCTCACTTATCTATTTCCTAACCTGGTAGGCTTTTCTCCCGACGAGCTATGGCGTGGGTTGAGTACCATTGCGGGTAGCTGGATTGGTGGTGGTGCCAACCAAACGGCCATGAAAGAAATCTTCGAAGTCAAAGGTAGTGTCTTTGCCTCTATGGTGGTGGTAGACATTGTAGTCGCCAACATCTGGATGGGCTTCCTATTATATGGTGCCAAAATCTCCGACCGAATCGACGCTCGACTCAAAGCGGATAACACTGCCATCAAGGACTTGGAAAAAAAGGTTGCGGAATACCAGGATAAAATCAAGAAAATCCCTTCCACCAACGACCTTTATATTTTACTAGCCGTAGGCTTCGGAGGAGTGGCTCTCTCTCATTGGGGCGCAGATCTCATCACCAGCTGGCTCGAACCTTTTGAAGAGAGCCTCAAGGCGGCTGGTCTCAACTCTTTACTGAGTGGTTTTTTCTGGCTCGTTGTTATCTCCACAACACTAGGTCTGGTCTTGTCGTTCACCAAATTCCGCGAACTGGAAGGTGTTGGAGCCTCCCAATGGGGCAGTATTTTCATCTACATCCTCGTAGCCACCATCGGGATGCACATGGCACTCGGTGATATCATCAATAATCTTGGCCTTTTTGCCATCGGAGCCATCTGGATGCTCGTTCACGTCATCCTGCTCTTGTTTGTAGCCTGGCTCATCAAAGCTCCTTTCTTCTTCGTAGCTGTAGGTTCGCAAGCTAATGTGGGTGGAGCTGCTTCCGCGCCTATCGTTGCCTCTGCCTTTAGTCCAGCCTTAGCACCCGTAGGTGTACTAATGGCGGTATTGGGCTATGCTTTGGGGACCTACGGCGCACTTATTTGCGCTTATTTAATGCAAGCTGCGGTAAATTAA
- a CDS encoding DEAD/DEAH box helicase, translated as MAKKQQKKKEKKEKKVSYNRQPEELTLREWQIKLRQQYGQQQEFKLTNTGEHPVWSDFKVFNPEGSSSYRVAIRGEQPFDNYCECYDYKVSGLGTCKHIEWALHKLANTYGNKQYFKKPPVVGEYTSVYLHYGEQRSLRIRIGSENQEAFEALAKQYFDEDGAFFPHAYLVFDEFLQQAQAISDTFRCYQDALAWIIEQREDQRRAQRINALASQADSLDGLIKAKLYEYQREGVLFAARAGRCLLADEMGLGKTIQALATAELYRREYQINTVFIICPTSLKYQWRAEIKKFTDSKVVVVEGPQKKRTEQYAEEAFYKILTYNVVVRDLHLINLQQPDFIILDEAQRIKNWDTKISRAVKQLQASFRLALTGTPLENKLEDLYSIVQFLDQFLLGPLYLLLHRHQVKEENGIIIGYRNLDQITKKLNTLMLRRRKKEVLKQLPKRVDKHLFVPMTPQQQSMHSGYENDVAQIVAKWKRLNFLTEAERLRLMSCLQLMRMSCNSTFLVDQQTRYDTKIDELFYILEEHLTNPDESVVIFSQWSRMTKLIASELEKQGIPFVHLHGGVPSAQRGPLLDQFRDDDECRVFLSTDAGGLGLNLQKASLVINMDLPWNPAVLEQRIARAYRMGQKKGVQVINLVSEKTIEHRMLFTLNFKSALAQAVLEATEKDVFMDKTRFEEFMERLQVVTATDVGEPATEDSSSSDEENLERPASAQEDTLDPAETLTEEWWEPEENLPSSASSAPTNNSSDGTKQPSTPATATAGGAQQLVNDGISFLSRLTQTLSNPAATEQLVSSLVQKDEKTGETYLKIPVENADIVQNGLKLLGGLLGKLK; from the coding sequence ATGGCCAAAAAACAGCAGAAAAAGAAAGAGAAGAAAGAAAAAAAAGTAAGTTATAACCGCCAACCCGAAGAACTCACGCTGAGAGAATGGCAAATCAAGCTCAGGCAGCAATATGGCCAGCAGCAGGAATTTAAGCTCACCAATACGGGTGAACACCCCGTTTGGTCTGATTTTAAGGTTTTCAACCCGGAAGGTAGCTCTAGCTACCGAGTAGCGATCCGCGGAGAGCAACCTTTCGACAACTACTGCGAATGTTACGACTATAAAGTGAGTGGTCTGGGCACTTGTAAGCACATCGAATGGGCACTCCATAAACTGGCCAACACCTACGGCAATAAGCAATATTTCAAAAAACCACCCGTGGTGGGTGAATACACCTCCGTCTATCTACATTATGGCGAACAACGCAGTCTGCGCATTAGGATTGGCAGCGAAAACCAAGAAGCATTTGAAGCTTTAGCAAAGCAGTATTTCGATGAAGACGGTGCCTTCTTTCCTCATGCCTACTTGGTCTTTGACGAATTTCTCCAACAGGCTCAAGCCATCAGTGATACTTTCCGTTGCTATCAGGATGCCCTGGCCTGGATCATCGAGCAAAGGGAAGATCAACGTAGGGCACAACGTATTAATGCATTAGCCAGCCAAGCCGATAGCCTCGACGGTCTCATCAAAGCTAAACTCTACGAATATCAGCGCGAAGGTGTTCTTTTTGCCGCTCGGGCTGGACGCTGCCTCCTGGCCGACGAAATGGGTCTGGGTAAAACCATCCAAGCCTTGGCCACCGCTGAACTGTACCGACGGGAATACCAAATCAATACCGTTTTCATCATCTGCCCCACTTCGCTAAAATACCAGTGGCGGGCCGAGATCAAAAAATTCACCGATAGCAAAGTTGTGGTCGTAGAAGGCCCGCAAAAGAAAAGAACGGAACAGTACGCCGAAGAGGCTTTCTACAAAATACTCACTTATAATGTTGTAGTAAGAGATTTGCACCTCATCAACCTGCAACAACCGGATTTCATCATCCTCGACGAAGCGCAAAGGATCAAAAACTGGGATACCAAAATTTCGCGCGCCGTCAAACAGCTTCAGGCTTCTTTCCGATTAGCACTAACGGGCACCCCGCTGGAGAACAAACTTGAAGACCTCTACTCTATCGTCCAGTTTCTGGATCAGTTCCTGTTGGGGCCGCTTTACTTACTGCTGCACCGCCATCAGGTCAAAGAAGAAAATGGTATCATCATCGGTTACCGCAACCTCGATCAGATCACCAAAAAACTCAACACCCTGATGCTGCGCCGCCGCAAAAAGGAGGTCCTCAAGCAACTCCCTAAACGCGTCGACAAGCACCTTTTTGTACCTATGACGCCCCAACAGCAGAGTATGCACAGCGGCTATGAAAACGATGTCGCCCAGATCGTCGCCAAGTGGAAACGCCTGAATTTCCTCACCGAAGCTGAACGTCTGCGGCTCATGAGCTGCCTGCAGTTGATGCGTATGTCCTGCAACAGCACTTTCCTGGTAGACCAACAAACCCGCTACGATACCAAAATTGACGAACTCTTTTACATCCTGGAAGAGCACCTCACCAATCCCGATGAGAGTGTGGTCATCTTCAGCCAGTGGTCGCGCATGACCAAATTGATTGCCAGCGAACTGGAAAAACAAGGCATCCCCTTCGTTCACCTCCACGGCGGTGTGCCCAGTGCCCAACGCGGGCCCTTACTCGACCAGTTCCGGGACGACGACGAATGCCGCGTTTTCCTTTCTACCGATGCAGGTGGCTTGGGCCTCAACCTCCAAAAAGCCAGCCTCGTCATCAACATGGACTTGCCCTGGAACCCTGCTGTTCTTGAGCAACGTATTGCCCGCGCTTACCGGATGGGGCAGAAAAAAGGGGTGCAGGTCATCAACCTGGTTTCCGAAAAAACCATTGAGCACCGGATGCTCTTCACCCTCAACTTCAAATCGGCACTCGCGCAGGCCGTACTGGAAGCCACCGAGAAGGATGTCTTCATGGACAAAACCCGCTTTGAGGAATTTATGGAACGCCTCCAAGTCGTGACCGCCACCGATGTTGGTGAGCCAGCCACCGAAGATAGTTCTTCCAGCGACGAAGAAAATCTCGAACGCCCCGCTTCTGCTCAGGAAGACACCCTCGACCCCGCAGAGACCCTCACGGAAGAATGGTGGGAACCAGAAGAAAACCTACCATCATCGGCTTCCTCCGCACCAACAAACAACTCATCAGATGGCACCAAACAGCCTTCTACACCCGCTACCGCGACAGCTGGTGGAGCACAACAACTGGTCAATGATGGTATCAGCTTCCTCAGTCGCTTAACGCAAACCCTGAGCAATCCGGCAGCGACTGAGCAATTGGTGAGTAGCCTGGTCCAAAAAGACGAAAAAACCGGGGAAACTTACCTCAAAATTCCAGTAGAAAATGCTGACATTGTCCAGAATGGATTAAAGTTATTGGGTGGATTGCTGGGGAAATTAAAGTAA
- a CDS encoding SH3 domain-containing protein produces MRKLPLLFYPLLCLLSCQSDKATTDASGDTPTSETVQVLTDSVIQSYQTLLTNREEVFPLECNPEAGKVNPADGAPKDTLFFLFREQLKTIVANKDIFALLPYVNENIKTGFGGEDGLQEFIQMWGLDSPEKIPQSDLWSTLETLLSLGGQFNNYGKGSYFEAPYLGPCWPDSTEPYEFGAVMGAGVRLRSGPGLSTKILKTLSYDLVEYLETTPTEETISGETHPWIKVRLADGMEGFLYGKFYRSPLDFRAGFQQNSTGQWQMVLLVAGD; encoded by the coding sequence ATGAGAAAGCTTCCCCTACTATTTTATCCCCTACTCTGCCTTTTAAGTTGCCAGTCCGACAAGGCTACTACTGACGCATCAGGCGATACGCCTACCTCCGAGACCGTCCAAGTCCTTACCGATAGTGTCATCCAAAGCTACCAGACACTTCTTACCAACAGGGAAGAAGTTTTCCCACTGGAATGCAATCCCGAAGCGGGGAAAGTAAATCCTGCCGACGGAGCACCAAAAGATACCCTCTTTTTCCTTTTCCGGGAACAGCTAAAAACCATCGTTGCCAACAAAGATATTTTTGCTTTATTACCCTATGTCAACGAAAACATAAAAACCGGTTTTGGAGGCGAAGATGGCCTCCAGGAATTTATCCAAATGTGGGGACTGGACAGCCCTGAAAAAATTCCTCAATCCGACTTATGGTCTACCCTCGAAACCTTACTGTCCTTGGGAGGGCAATTCAACAATTATGGCAAAGGGAGCTACTTCGAGGCCCCCTACCTCGGCCCTTGTTGGCCAGACAGTACCGAACCCTACGAGTTTGGGGCAGTGATGGGTGCAGGTGTACGGCTGCGCTCAGGCCCGGGTCTCAGTACCAAAATTCTAAAAACCCTCTCCTACGACCTGGTGGAATACCTGGAAACCACCCCTACCGAAGAAACCATCAGCGGCGAAACGCACCCCTGGATAAAAGTTCGCTTAGCAGACGGCATGGAGGGCTTCCTCTACGGCAAATTCTACCGCTCTCCACTCGATTTCCGGGCAGGCTTCCAGCAAAACAGCACCGGGCAATGGCAAATGGTCCTGCTGGTGGCGGGGGATTGA
- a CDS encoding ATP-binding protein, whose protein sequence is MKRISITNLEHAIRYLEERISQRLTAPEKIDFPDFDISDASDPFFRTVAEMKLSLEEFLILLIALMPHVYPDFFDRVVAKNITKDNDLPAFGGIKTAEQRTMMPTVSTALFVLAGDDIQKRMDLLTLFDDQHPFYQQSILHLEQPRMGESMLNRRILLDTEYIELFTQGYISPPRFSSSFPAQLLQTEQEWTDLVLPPPVLDRIEEIKTWVEQHSTLMEDWGMKRVLKPGYRALFHGPPGTGKTLTASLLGRYTGKDVFRIDLSAVVSKYIGETEKNLSQLFDKAQNKNWILFFDEADALFGKRTGVKDAHDRYANQEVSYLLQRVEEFPGLIILASNLKSNLDEAFLRRFNTIIHFPMPDVEERLQLWKKAFPEAVTLAVDLVEVAARYELAGGSIINVVQYACLKSLQRASKEIRMEDVLQGIRREIEKDGRLFKSLV, encoded by the coding sequence ATGAAAAGGATTTCAATTACCAATTTAGAACATGCTATTCGCTATTTGGAGGAGCGTATTTCTCAGCGGCTTACCGCTCCCGAGAAAATTGATTTCCCTGACTTTGATATCTCAGATGCTAGTGATCCTTTTTTTCGTACAGTAGCAGAGATGAAACTTTCCCTAGAAGAGTTTCTTATTCTTCTCATCGCCTTGATGCCGCATGTTTATCCTGATTTCTTTGATCGAGTTGTTGCTAAAAATATAACTAAGGACAATGATTTGCCTGCCTTTGGAGGCATCAAAACTGCGGAGCAACGCACCATGATGCCGACGGTATCCACGGCACTGTTTGTATTGGCAGGTGATGATATCCAAAAACGGATGGATTTATTGACGCTCTTTGATGATCAGCATCCTTTTTACCAACAAAGCATCCTTCATCTCGAACAACCGCGAATGGGGGAGTCGATGTTAAATCGGCGAATATTATTAGATACAGAGTATATAGAGCTTTTTACACAAGGGTATATATCGCCACCGAGATTCAGTTCTTCCTTTCCTGCTCAATTGCTCCAAACGGAGCAAGAGTGGACCGATTTGGTATTGCCACCTCCCGTTTTAGATCGCATTGAAGAAATTAAAACCTGGGTAGAACAGCATTCCACCCTGATGGAGGATTGGGGCATGAAGCGGGTGCTAAAACCTGGATACCGAGCTTTGTTTCATGGGCCGCCAGGAACGGGTAAGACGCTTACGGCTAGTTTGTTAGGGCGATATACAGGCAAGGATGTTTTTCGGATAGATCTGTCCGCCGTCGTTTCTAAATACATAGGAGAAACGGAGAAAAACCTCTCCCAGCTATTTGATAAAGCTCAAAACAAAAATTGGATCTTGTTTTTTGATGAAGCTGATGCTTTGTTTGGTAAGCGTACGGGGGTAAAAGATGCTCATGATCGGTATGCTAATCAAGAAGTCTCTTATCTTTTGCAAAGGGTGGAAGAATTTCCAGGCTTAATAATCCTCGCATCTAACCTTAAAAGTAACCTTGATGAGGCTTTCTTGCGCCGCTTTAATACCATTATCCATTTTCCCATGCCGGATGTTGAGGAGCGTCTGCAATTATGGAAAAAAGCGTTCCCTGAGGCAGTCACTTTAGCGGTTGATTTGGTAGAAGTAGCAGCCCGTTATGAACTCGCTGGTGGTAGCATCATCAATGTAGTGCAATACGCTTGCTTGAAAAGCCTGCAACGCGCTAGTAAAGAGATTAGAATGGAAGATGTTCTGCAAGGAATTCGCAGAGAAATAGAAAAGGATGGACGCCTGTTTAAGTCTTTAGTGTAA
- the aroB gene encoding 3-dehydroquinate synthase: protein MPVLQLDHYDIDISPIDSPQLRWLAAQDFAGIAVLTDENTAQHCLPLIKEQLAPFRPHYITIPAGEKHKTLETCQHIWAQLFHAGAGRNWCLLNLGGGVIGDMGGFCAGTFKRGIDFIQIPTTLLSQVDASVGGKLGIDFYGVKNSIGLFRDPRAVWADARFFQTLSARELRSGFAEIIKHALIADVQQWQELQHITDLASIDWSEWVARSVAIKQQIVREDPHEKGIRKALNFGHTIGHAIESYFLETTTPLLHGEAIAAGMICEAWLSAKQLGLSQQELTDITNYFLRIYGHQAIPEDIDELLLSIMRQDKKNEDARINFSLIPTAGKVAVNQTATAEEIVHSLAYYRGVR, encoded by the coding sequence ATGCCGGTTCTTCAACTTGACCATTACGACATTGATATATCGCCCATTGATAGCCCTCAACTTCGCTGGTTGGCTGCTCAGGATTTTGCCGGAATTGCGGTACTCACGGATGAAAATACGGCCCAACATTGTCTCCCGCTCATTAAGGAGCAGTTAGCCCCTTTTCGACCACATTACATCACCATACCCGCTGGAGAAAAGCACAAAACCCTTGAAACCTGTCAACACATCTGGGCCCAGCTGTTCCATGCTGGTGCTGGACGCAACTGGTGTTTACTCAACCTGGGTGGTGGTGTTATCGGAGACATGGGTGGTTTCTGTGCAGGGACGTTCAAACGCGGGATAGACTTTATCCAAATCCCTACGACCTTACTTTCACAGGTAGATGCCTCCGTTGGAGGCAAACTGGGCATAGATTTTTACGGCGTCAAAAACAGCATTGGCCTTTTCCGCGATCCCCGCGCCGTTTGGGCGGATGCCCGATTTTTCCAGACCCTCTCGGCACGAGAACTCCGCTCAGGCTTCGCCGAAATCATCAAACACGCCCTCATCGCCGACGTGCAACAGTGGCAGGAACTCCAACACATCACCGATTTGGCAAGCATTGATTGGAGCGAGTGGGTTGCCCGCTCGGTGGCCATCAAACAGCAGATTGTCCGGGAAGACCCCCACGAAAAGGGCATCCGCAAGGCGCTCAACTTCGGCCACACCATTGGCCATGCCATCGAAAGCTACTTTTTAGAAACAACCACTCCCCTTCTCCATGGCGAAGCCATCGCTGCAGGCATGATCTGCGAAGCCTGGCTATCTGCTAAGCAGCTCGGCCTCAGCCAGCAGGAACTTACCGATATCACGAACTACTTCCTCCGCATTTATGGTCATCAAGCCATCCCTGAAGATATTGACGAGCTCCTCCTCTCGATCATGCGCCAGGATAAGAAAAACGAGGATGCCCGCATCAACTTTAGCTTGATTCCCACAGCGGGTAAGGTAGCCGTTAACCAAACGGCTACGGCGGAGGAGATTGTTCATAGTTTAGCGTATTATCGGGGGGTGAGGTGA
- a CDS encoding ABC transporter permease, producing the protein MIKNYLKIALRNLKRNKVMSFINISGLAIGIATCLLILLFVQYEWSFDRYHEKADRIVRVVFKGTVQGEKLNEANVMPPVAEALKEEFPEVEAATRLRIAGTPTIIHGEETYKNHEAAFVDANFFSVFTLPLVSGDAETALVEPNTIVISEAVAEKFFSGENPLGKTLDFKNGGKPHKVTGVMKEIPQNTHFHFDIFIAMSGLDEARQPSWMTSEFYTYLVLPEGYDYHQLEAKLPAVFAKYAGPQMKQAMGMGMEEFRAAGNDLGLFLQALTDIHLYSDFAFDLSPHGDIRNLYLFGAIALFMLFIACINFMNISTAGASKRAKEVGVRKVMGSNKEDLIWQFLLESVLLALFSLGLAVILVVLALPLFNQIADDQLNLNTLPMQWLVPGLLLFGLVVGTLAGSYPAFFLSSFRPSAILKGNLKMGNKSVGLRQGLVVFQFFLTIALMICTGIVFRQLKFIQDAKLGYETTSVVVVPDLWALGNKEEVFRQQLAQDARVVSASYSGYLPAGPSYNNNFFLTPGYDNTKMVKTLRYDVDENYLTTLNMKLVAGRNFSPEMATDSSGILLNETSASAFGWGREEALGQQVVYANNQGERTTYQVLGVVEDFHFKSLHEAISPLVMVLGGNAGSAILKVQTDDVAALLADLKDRWTSLTSEQPFASVFLDDSIYETYKAERRVGTLLSVFAALTIFVACLGLFGLTVFASEQRTKEIGVRKILGASVASLVKLLSQDFIKLVALAYLLACPLAWWIMSQWLEDFAYRIKLDAGVFALAGALALLIAFLTVGYHSLKAAIRNPLKSLRSE; encoded by the coding sequence ATGATAAAAAACTACCTGAAAATAGCCCTGCGCAACCTGAAGCGCAACAAAGTAATGTCGTTTATTAATATCTCTGGCCTGGCTATTGGTATTGCGACTTGTTTGCTCATTCTCTTGTTTGTGCAGTACGAGTGGAGCTTTGACCGCTACCACGAAAAGGCAGACCGTATTGTGCGGGTGGTTTTCAAGGGAACCGTGCAAGGTGAAAAGCTGAACGAAGCCAATGTGATGCCCCCCGTAGCGGAAGCCTTGAAGGAGGAATTTCCGGAGGTGGAAGCCGCTACCCGACTGCGGATTGCGGGTACGCCAACCATCATACACGGGGAAGAGACCTACAAAAACCACGAAGCTGCTTTTGTGGATGCAAATTTCTTTTCGGTATTTACATTACCCCTGGTGAGCGGTGATGCCGAAACGGCTTTGGTGGAGCCCAACACGATTGTGATTTCGGAAGCCGTGGCCGAAAAATTCTTTTCGGGAGAAAACCCGCTGGGGAAAACCCTGGATTTTAAAAATGGAGGTAAGCCGCATAAGGTGACAGGGGTGATGAAGGAAATACCCCAAAACACGCACTTCCATTTTGATATTTTTATCGCCATGTCTGGTCTTGATGAAGCTCGGCAGCCGTCGTGGATGACTTCTGAGTTTTATACTTACCTGGTGCTGCCAGAGGGCTACGATTACCACCAACTGGAAGCTAAGTTGCCCGCGGTCTTTGCTAAATATGCTGGGCCGCAAATGAAGCAGGCCATGGGTATGGGGATGGAGGAATTTCGGGCTGCAGGCAATGATTTGGGCTTGTTTTTGCAAGCATTGACGGACATCCATTTGTATTCTGATTTTGCCTTTGACTTGTCGCCACACGGAGACATTCGCAACCTCTATCTTTTTGGAGCCATTGCGCTGTTTATGCTCTTTATTGCTTGTATCAATTTTATGAATATTTCTACAGCTGGCGCCTCCAAGAGAGCCAAAGAGGTGGGCGTTCGCAAGGTGATGGGCTCGAACAAAGAGGATTTGATTTGGCAATTTTTGTTGGAGTCCGTATTGCTGGCCCTGTTTAGCTTAGGCCTGGCCGTTATTTTGGTGGTGCTGGCCTTGCCATTATTTAATCAAATTGCCGATGATCAGCTCAACTTAAACACCCTGCCAATGCAGTGGCTGGTTCCGGGCTTGTTGTTGTTTGGGCTAGTCGTGGGCACCTTGGCGGGCAGCTATCCGGCCTTTTTCTTGTCCTCTTTTCGGCCTTCCGCTATCCTGAAAGGCAATTTAAAAATGGGAAATAAAAGTGTGGGGCTACGGCAGGGCCTAGTCGTTTTTCAGTTTTTTCTAACGATAGCTTTGATGATTTGTACGGGCATTGTTTTTCGGCAATTGAAATTTATCCAAGATGCGAAATTAGGCTACGAGACCACTTCTGTGGTTGTAGTACCCGACCTGTGGGCACTGGGTAATAAAGAGGAGGTTTTTCGGCAGCAGTTGGCCCAAGACGCCCGCGTGGTGAGTGCGAGCTACTCGGGTTATTTGCCGGCAGGACCTTCGTACAACAACAACTTTTTCCTGACGCCCGGCTACGACAATACCAAAATGGTAAAAACACTGCGCTATGATGTCGACGAAAATTACCTAACTACCTTGAATATGAAGCTGGTGGCGGGGCGCAATTTCTCACCGGAAATGGCAACGGACTCCAGTGGCATCCTTCTCAACGAAACCAGTGCCAGTGCTTTTGGTTGGGGAAGAGAGGAGGCCTTGGGCCAGCAAGTGGTCTATGCCAATAACCAGGGAGAAAGGACGACCTATCAGGTGCTGGGAGTCGTAGAAGATTTCCATTTCAAATCATTGCACGAAGCAATTTCTCCGCTGGTGATGGTACTGGGCGGGAATGCTGGTTCGGCTATCTTGAAGGTTCAAACGGATGATGTGGCGGCTTTGTTGGCCGATTTGAAAGACCGCTGGACGAGTCTGACGAGTGAGCAGCCCTTTGCATCGGTATTTTTGGATGATAGCATTTACGAAACGTATAAGGCAGAACGAAGGGTGGGCACCTTGCTGAGTGTTTTTGCTGCCCTGACCATCTTTGTTGCCTGTTTGGGGCTGTTTGGGCTGACGGTTTTTGCTTCGGAGCAACGTACCAAAGAGATCGGTGTGCGCAAAATCCTGGGAGCTTCTGTAGCGAGTCTGGTAAAGCTGTTGTCACAGGATTTTATCAAGCTGGTAGCCTTGGCCTACCTCCTGGCTTGTCCTCTAGCGTGGTGGATCATGAGCCAGTGGTTGGAGGATTTTGCTTATAGAATAAAGCTGGACGCTGGCGTTTTTGCGCTGGCTGGTGCACTGGCCCTGCTGATAGCTTTCCTAACAGTAGGCTATCATAGCTTGAAGGCTGCCATACGAAATCCTTTGAAGTCGTTGCGGAGTGAGTAG